acattttcataatttttgaaaagttttttgttcactatattcattatactaaaataaatcttaaaataacttaatattatatttttattatataattaattttttttatttgattaatatttaattatataatttatgttttaactttttactaaaatgctttttcagaaaataatacaatatatatatgtagaaattatctttttttattatatttttatattttgataattcaatattctattttaattatatgattaagaattttatttgattaacatttagttatataattcatgtttttaacttttatatataattcatgtttttaactttttactaaaagactttttcagagaactatacaatatatacataaattatctcttttttaaattatattttcagattttggattattaattttaatcaattatcttatcaaataatttacaaatttcgtttttattttttaatttagttatatattttatagattaagggtataaacgatattaaccgctctaacttttaacgtgagagctcgattccaaaaatttacttcgcaaacaatagtatagattgttttttttgtactCTAACGTCATATTGTTTTTAAGACGATTTTGCAGAGAAATTTGACATAATCATTTTCTCCAAGAGATGCAACATTTTTATGTAGAAGTTCAACAATACTATCACACCAATTTTCGAATGCTTCACGCAAATGAGTTGTAACATTCAAATCTGGTAATAATCATTAGAGTACAACATGTTttgtcttaaaattttaaaatgaagaaacaaaaatatttgttgcCGGTAGCCTACGGATTTTTATTGACCTTTGTTATGTATTTAATCAGGAATTGACATCTTTGTGTTTGCCACTGTGGCTGcgctaaaacaaacaaaaaatcaaaaattcaaCAAAATGTTAGATACATCAATTAACTCATGTAAATATAACAACTACAAGATTGTATATGCTTGCAAATCGTGATCGCGTGCTATAATCCATACAATAATTCATACAATTTACATTTATTTACAATTGAACAAGCGTCATCACCTTGATTAACAAGGAACATTCTCTTCCACAAAATAgaccagaaaaaaataaaataaaaaccaactTGCATTTGTTCTACATCAACTAAGTATTATTAAGAAGAGTTCTTGGAGTCTTCTATAAATACGCAGACAATGTCTCctttttttaatacaattagACTTGTTTTTGGCCCAAACTATTgtcattaaaatcaaatatttttggtttaaatcaGTTTTAGTCAGCCATTTAGGCGATTAATCGGTTTTTAATgttccaaaatattttgtttaatgttcCAAAACTATCAAGTACAAAGCCATCCAAGGAAACACGTGTACACAGTTTAGAGTACCttctaaaaaaaacttaaaatgttTTGCAAAcgctcaaaacaaaaaaaagataaaattgaTGTCACAAGCTTCCTGCTACACCGATGAAAGTCAACCCTCTAGAAGGAGAATCTCTCTCCATGTTAATTGCTTGTGTCCAACGTATTCTAGCAGTCGTGCTACATTGCTTTCATCAAAGGCTAAAATCATGTTGTAACCAGCTCTCTCTACCTTCCGGAGAGCCATATCAAAGTTCTTATCGCCTGCGATGAGGAGTAGAGTCGCAAGAACCAGCGTATCTGCCATCCAATGATCAATTCTTTGGATGATGCGAACGTCGCTTGCCTGTTTACACTTATTTACGATTGAACAAGTATCACCACCTTGATTAACAATGAACATTCTCTTCcataaaatagagatctctaccagaaaaaataaaataaaaaccaactTGCATTTGTTCGACTAAGTATCACTAAGAAGAGTTCTTGGAGTCTTCTATAAATACATAGAAAATGTATCCTTTCTTTTCAGACAATTGGACTTGTTTTCTAGCCCAAACTATTGTCATTAAAGTCAAATATTTTCAGTTTAAATCAGTTTTAGTCAGTCATTTAGGTGATTAATTggtttttaaaaagattaattggtttttaaaatgattaatcaGGTTTCTGATTAATTGAACCGATTTGACCAAAATCACGGCGGTTAAACTCGGTGGAGCGCATAGACCCGCATTTTAGAACACAAAGATTACTATATATGTTGTGTACATAGAATGTACCTAGCTCAACTAAGGTTTTATCTAGCAAACACCCTTAAAGTCCATACAAAATAAGTAGctctaattttaattataaactatttattatttatccACATTTTCATTGTAGAACACTTTAGTGATAATTAGTCACTTAGTGATAGTTAAGCATTTAGAGAACCTCCATTTTTATGAATTACAAATGTAATCATATTTTAGTTAAAACTACATCATTCAAGTGTGAcataaattatttagaaaatagtatttattattttaaattatattatatgttcaTAGTGTTCAAGTGCtagattttatataaaataaaaacataaacgaATAAGTATTATCACTCTTGATTTATTCTTGCAAGAACTCAACCAACAAATCCACCACAACCAACAACTTAGGCCGTGGGCTTGGCAAAGATCTTCTTAGCAAATTCAGTTAGAGTTGCAGTTTCACAGCGGGATCGTTACAGAACCAACAACTCACCTTCATAGCTCACACCTTTCCGTTCCTACTTCAGCTGATTTCAGCTGCTCCTCGCTTCTCTGTTTTGCCAATCACGATGGACCAATATTTCGACTGTTGGGTCTATATCTAAAAATTTACTTATTTAAAGATGATCAGTCCAAAAAGatgtcaaaataaaataatggacTAACTATGTTGTTAGcccattttgattttgaattgaTTGTTCTAGTCTTGTCAACCACCTTAAATTTTTGTGTCtttcttattatttatatattctgTTAATATGTTTATTTCCACATCTGTCTGTCAGAACAAACTTTgtcagaataaataaaaaacaatcaaaatctcatatcatataTTAGAGAAgataattagatatatatctGGTTTAAtcctaattaaaaatataaaaatatagatattttaaatatatttttttagaaaatagtatTGTTATTGGGTAcgatatttgttaaaaaaataattaattttaagtgtttcaaaaaaaactgtttaattataatataaatcatttacCATATTAGAGATTGTTTATTGAAGGGTCGGCAAGAAATGGGCCATGCGTATCGGCCCATACAAACCAATTAATGAGCATGGACGATTTATATATGCGGAAGATCGCTCTCTCGCTCGCTCTCTCGCTCGCTCTCTCTTTCGCACACACATTGATCCGTCGCTCGCTCATCGTTTGCATTTTTGCAGGAGAATGAACCAAATCGAGAACATGCATGTGGGGGAGGTGGAGAAAGCTTTTGTGCTATGGGACATGGGCAACTGCCCGATTCCAGATGGTCACGATCCTCTTACGGTAGTTGCGAAAATACAAATGGCGGTGGAAAAGTCAGGCCACGTCCGCCGCAACGGTCAAATCTCCATCACTGCAATCGGCAGCAAACTAACAGAGGTCCCTGGTGAAGACGTTATGAGTAGACTCTCTTCGTTTGAAATCTCTCTTAAACATTCCCACCGTAACTCTTTCTTCCTCTTTGTctgtgtataatttttttaatggattagggtttagattttttcATTGGAATTTCGTCGAAAATTTTTTCGGAATTTCGAAATTCCGATGAaaaattttccgacgaaattccaataaaaaaatttccgACAAAATTCCgccgaaattttttttttccgaagaGTTAGAACCGACTAcctttttcgtcggaaattcgtcggctTATTCCAACGAAAATCGTCCGTAGGAAACaagctgttttcttgtagtgtcagcTTTCTGCTTTCCTCGCGCAGTCTATATAAATGATTTGGATGAGTGGGCCGATGCGAATCCTCCTCCGAGTACTATGATGATCATAGATGATCATGAGCGAATAGGATGGATAGCTTCTAACCTTTCCGACTTTGAAGATGCTGGATACAGAATTCTTCTTGCATATCCTCAGCGCACCACACCCTTACCACGTTCCTTTTCTAAACAGTGGGATTGGGATGCCTTAGTCTCTGATGAACaggagacaacaacaacaacaacaacgag
This genomic interval from Brassica napus cultivar Da-Ae chromosome A6, Da-Ae, whole genome shotgun sequence contains the following:
- the LOC125610169 gene encoding uncharacterized protein LOC125610169, giving the protein MNQIENMHVGEVEKAFVLWDMGNCPIPDGHDPLTVVAKIQMAVEKSGHVRRNGQISITAIGSKLTEVPGEDVMSRLSSFEISLKHSHLYINDLDEWADANPPPSTMMIIDDHERIGWIASNLSDFEDAGYRILLAYPQRTTPLPRSFSKQWDWDALVSDEQETTTTTTTSLVYSQGKYNDEHPLACEVCFVAVKSFEDFTAHLKSVEHEYGEWDRFACKNGVDRTIRENLPFGRSSEMDLLLTQDMDRRLMKRKERSCGRRIRLNPTQSKY